In Colwellia sp. PAMC 20917, a single genomic region encodes these proteins:
- a CDS encoding ABC transporter permease — protein sequence MNLFIYQLKQAFLSLKKKPGFVFSVASTMGVTLGALLCVLTLAYLLLIEPLPYPEQDRLFVVNNEVYGAEKAFMGNFYSSPGLVHLYKNKEAFEYAAMIDYGQDVIISHRSQPLVNTAYVTPGLHQIIASPMALGRMFEASEALGTNNPVVMLSYNVWQQEFDASADILQQKINLSGVSYRIVGILAENFVEPELNGMGRKTQVWLPWDYNQTNEWDRKSFASVNTSRKFIGQMKKDLSKDQTEQILTPLVNERWQEGVSDIEFFKGWSIKIQLLSVKSVMSGGSESTAIMLLAGVLGLVLIACGNISNLFMSRTAEKQRPMAIQAAIGATKKHLFKAMFAETSLLFFISIILALVIAKSGFYILQQYLAAVLPRVNELSLNPITFGSAILFTIVLALFFAKLSTRMINYHTLNTSLQNSSKGSGLQVSKTVCQVLIATQVALAMVLVFANLSIFKDAMKTINAPIGYTTNNISSLSLNYSSTDFPSQEEGISIMAEIMEKIETLPEVESLSQSEIPLHGFFSNLMTNVDNNEKYTPYLKYVGHRYFSIIEQTLIQGENFTLADRKVHKNRNHVMIVNQAFAKQLKADGDVLGVKISMGDIESIKIVGIVKGITNRGTYALGTYNADNAAPVPRVYMPTGLGRINFMIKFKPGQSVSREQLGKLLAEVDARYSVYSFNSADDVLSQHLFSEITTAVTTAALALITFFLAGIGLYGILSYSTQMRRFELGTRMAVGAKRSDLIKLIIKDNASAILFGVLFSLGMLFLLIFAFSEQVSHYITLELLPVFIVTLAMISMLSLFACYFPLRQYINKPVIHALKGSE from the coding sequence ATGAATCTATTTATCTATCAATTAAAACAAGCCTTCTTAAGCCTTAAGAAAAAACCAGGCTTTGTTTTTAGTGTTGCTTCAACCATGGGCGTTACCTTAGGTGCTTTGTTATGTGTATTAACACTAGCCTATTTGTTACTGATTGAGCCATTGCCTTACCCAGAGCAAGATCGTCTCTTTGTTGTAAACAATGAAGTTTACGGAGCAGAAAAAGCATTCATGGGGAATTTTTATAGCTCTCCGGGATTAGTGCACTTATATAAGAATAAAGAAGCGTTTGAGTATGCTGCGATGATAGATTATGGGCAGGACGTTATTATTTCTCATCGCAGCCAACCTCTTGTTAATACCGCTTACGTTACACCTGGATTACATCAAATTATCGCATCTCCTATGGCGCTAGGTCGAATGTTTGAAGCCAGCGAAGCTTTGGGCACCAACAATCCTGTAGTGATGTTGAGTTATAACGTTTGGCAACAGGAGTTTGATGCTAGTGCTGATATTCTTCAACAAAAAATCAACCTTAGCGGTGTCAGTTATCGCATTGTTGGTATTTTAGCTGAAAATTTTGTTGAGCCTGAACTGAATGGAATGGGACGAAAAACTCAGGTTTGGCTACCATGGGACTATAATCAGACAAATGAATGGGATAGGAAAAGTTTCGCTAGTGTAAACACCAGTCGTAAATTTATTGGTCAAATGAAGAAAGACCTGAGTAAAGACCAAACCGAGCAAATTTTAACCCCTTTAGTGAATGAACGCTGGCAGGAGGGTGTTAGTGATATAGAGTTTTTCAAAGGCTGGTCAATCAAAATACAGCTGCTTTCTGTTAAATCAGTTATGAGCGGAGGGAGTGAATCAACAGCCATTATGTTATTAGCCGGTGTACTTGGTTTAGTCTTGATTGCTTGTGGTAATATTTCTAACTTGTTTATGTCGCGTACTGCAGAAAAACAACGGCCAATGGCCATTCAAGCGGCGATTGGCGCCACTAAAAAACATTTATTCAAAGCGATGTTTGCAGAAACCAGCTTGCTGTTTTTTATCTCTATCATTCTGGCCTTGGTAATTGCTAAGAGCGGATTTTATATTTTGCAGCAATATTTGGCTGCGGTACTGCCTAGAGTTAACGAGTTATCCCTTAATCCAATAACCTTTGGTAGTGCGATATTATTCACGATAGTTTTAGCGTTGTTTTTTGCTAAATTAAGTACCCGTATGATCAATTACCATACGTTAAACACTAGCTTACAAAACAGTAGTAAGGGCAGTGGCTTACAGGTATCTAAAACGGTTTGTCAGGTACTAATTGCAACCCAAGTAGCATTAGCAATGGTCTTGGTTTTTGCTAACCTTAGTATATTTAAAGACGCAATGAAAACCATTAATGCCCCTATAGGTTATACCACCAATAATATCTCGAGCTTATCCTTGAACTATTCATCCACAGATTTTCCTAGCCAAGAAGAAGGAATTTCAATTATGGCTGAAATAATGGAAAAAATTGAAACCTTGCCTGAAGTGGAATCGCTTAGTCAGTCGGAGATACCACTACATGGTTTTTTTAGTAACTTGATGACCAATGTTGATAACAATGAAAAATATACACCGTATCTTAAATACGTTGGTCATAGATATTTTAGTATCATTGAGCAGACTTTAATACAGGGGGAAAATTTTACGTTAGCAGATCGCAAAGTTCATAAAAATCGTAATCATGTGATGATTGTTAATCAAGCGTTTGCTAAACAATTAAAAGCTGATGGTGATGTACTAGGGGTTAAAATATCGATGGGTGATATAGAATCGATAAAAATAGTGGGTATTGTCAAAGGTATTACCAATCGAGGTACATATGCTTTAGGTACTTATAATGCTGACAATGCTGCTCCTGTACCAAGAGTTTATATGCCCACCGGGCTTGGTCGGATAAATTTTATGATAAAATTTAAACCGGGTCAGTCTGTTAGCCGGGAACAGTTAGGAAAACTGTTAGCCGAAGTTGACGCTAGATATTCTGTCTATAGCTTCAACTCAGCAGATGACGTGCTTAGCCAACATTTATTTTCCGAAATTACCACCGCGGTAACAACCGCAGCGTTAGCGTTAATCACCTTTTTCCTCGCGGGTATTGGTCTCTATGGTATTTTAAGCTACAGCACCCAAATGCGCCGTTTTGAATTAGGAACACGTATGGCTGTGGGCGCTAAACGAAGCGACTTAATTAAATTGATTATTAAAGACAATGCCAGTGCAATATTATTCGGCGTACTGTTTAGTCTTGGCATGTTGTTCTTACTAATCTTTGCTTTTAGTGAACAAGTAAGCCACTACATCACCTTAGAATTACTGCCGGTGTTTATAGTGACCTTAGCGATGATCAGCATGCTGTCGTTATTTGCCTGTTACTTTCCTTTGCGTCAATACATTAACAAACCTGTGATCCATGCGTTAAAGGGTAGCGAATAA
- a CDS encoding ABC transporter permease, with translation MNSYLIKQAYLSLKQKPIFVLSVVSTMGVTLGALLCVLTLAYVMLIKPLPYPDQERLYNVEHQLISNENAIDGRAFTYPNLMHLYNQQSLFEQSVLMYVDGGVITSLPSEPMVAISFITPQWFSLFSAKMALGKVFEESEKVNSYNPVAVLTYETWQNKFNGDINVLEKSLTLSGNNYRIIGVLAESNIEAPLAGAGFKTELYLPWDYNSVSERERKRWGNDDGGLIYVGKLDKKYAEYSKPQIDQILTNVVNENWQSKVSGHDFFKNWSIVLETQTLKSFIVSDGERSVYLLLIGSLGLLFIACANIANLFVSRTVERQQQLAISAAVGASKAQLFRNILAETGLLMFAAIILAQVVIFVGFSVLQYYLGDFLPRIDELELNAFSFSASILLLVLLTLTFSHLCLKMINYHALNATLQSGGKGSGIQVSKRVRNILISSQIATATALVFINVVLYKDASELVSQPLGYQTNNITSVVLALPNVESEIKAQKLTALKAELLAHPKIKKVSQAMRPTGFGTLALTAMETDNRYTVLGKDIDDQYFSMLKQEIVEGDNFSAADIKDDRSVMIVNDVFAQRLAPNGSAIGFKFKNGVEVIGVVKSINMPGIQRVESRFYYPASLARNMLLIEQHQGQIFNRDEMIALMKSVDKKLSLFTFTSLNEYKDRRLFSSVTTAVTTLVLAILTLLLSGLGLYGILNYSSQMRRFEIGTRMAIGAKGKDIVSLVFKDNAGALGIGLAISFVVLLVLYIGFSDSLNTYISLELLPLFILTVGAISLLSSLACYVPLRPFIKNPVIHALKGNE, from the coding sequence ATGAACAGTTATTTAATCAAACAAGCGTATTTAAGCTTGAAGCAAAAACCGATTTTTGTGCTCAGTGTAGTTTCTACCATGGGCGTAACCTTGGGTGCATTATTATGTGTGCTGACTTTAGCGTATGTCATGTTAATAAAACCATTACCGTATCCTGACCAAGAGCGTTTATATAATGTTGAACATCAATTAATCAGTAATGAAAATGCTATTGATGGCCGCGCTTTTACTTACCCTAATTTAATGCATTTATATAACCAGCAATCGTTATTTGAGCAAAGTGTTTTAATGTATGTTGATGGCGGGGTCATTACTTCTTTGCCAAGCGAACCCATGGTGGCAATATCATTTATAACGCCGCAATGGTTTTCATTGTTCTCTGCCAAAATGGCGTTAGGGAAGGTATTTGAAGAAAGTGAAAAAGTTAACAGCTATAACCCCGTTGCCGTTTTAACTTATGAAACATGGCAAAATAAGTTTAATGGTGACATCAATGTGCTTGAAAAAAGCCTAACGTTAAGCGGAAATAACTACCGAATTATTGGTGTACTCGCCGAAAGTAACATTGAAGCACCACTTGCCGGCGCTGGTTTTAAAACAGAGTTATATCTTCCTTGGGATTATAATTCGGTAAGCGAACGAGAACGAAAACGTTGGGGAAATGACGACGGCGGTTTGATATATGTTGGTAAGTTGGACAAAAAATATGCGGAATATTCTAAGCCACAAATTGATCAAATCCTTACAAACGTCGTTAATGAAAATTGGCAGAGTAAGGTATCGGGACATGACTTTTTTAAAAATTGGTCGATCGTACTTGAAACACAAACATTAAAATCTTTTATTGTTAGCGATGGTGAACGTAGTGTTTACTTATTATTGATTGGATCATTAGGTTTACTTTTTATTGCTTGCGCTAACATCGCCAATTTATTTGTTTCACGAACAGTAGAACGTCAACAACAACTTGCTATTTCTGCAGCTGTTGGGGCTTCAAAAGCACAATTGTTTCGCAATATTTTAGCTGAAACAGGGCTGTTAATGTTTGCTGCTATTATACTCGCGCAGGTTGTTATTTTTGTTGGTTTTAGTGTTTTACAATATTACCTTGGTGATTTTCTACCACGCATTGATGAACTTGAACTCAATGCATTTTCATTTTCAGCTTCTATTTTACTCTTAGTCTTGTTAACACTTACCTTCTCACATTTATGTTTGAAAATGATCAACTATCATGCACTTAACGCTACGTTGCAATCAGGTGGCAAAGGCAGTGGTATTCAAGTGTCAAAGCGTGTGCGAAACATCTTAATTAGTAGTCAAATAGCGACAGCAACCGCCTTAGTCTTTATTAATGTCGTTTTATATAAAGACGCCAGTGAATTAGTAAGCCAACCTTTGGGTTATCAAACAAATAACATTACCTCGGTCGTATTGGCACTACCCAATGTTGAAAGCGAGATAAAAGCACAAAAACTTACTGCCCTTAAAGCTGAGTTACTAGCCCATCCGAAAATAAAAAAGGTAAGCCAAGCGATGCGACCCACAGGCTTTGGTACTTTGGCATTAACAGCTATGGAAACAGACAATCGTTATACCGTGCTAGGGAAAGATATTGATGATCAATACTTTAGCATGCTCAAACAAGAGATTGTTGAAGGTGACAACTTTAGTGCTGCAGATATTAAAGACGACAGAAGCGTGATGATTGTTAATGATGTTTTTGCACAAAGATTAGCGCCAAATGGCAGCGCGATTGGCTTTAAATTTAAAAATGGTGTTGAAGTTATTGGTGTTGTAAAAAGTATTAATATGCCAGGCATACAGAGAGTAGAGTCTCGTTTTTATTACCCCGCAAGTTTGGCAAGAAATATGTTGCTAATAGAACAGCATCAAGGGCAAATATTTAATCGTGATGAAATGATTGCGCTAATGAAAAGCGTTGATAAAAAATTAAGTTTATTCACCTTCACATCGCTCAATGAATATAAAGACCGTCGATTATTTTCTTCAGTAACTACAGCCGTTACGACACTGGTATTGGCTATTTTAACGTTATTACTATCGGGTTTGGGTTTGTACGGTATTCTTAACTATTCTAGCCAAATGCGTCGTTTTGAAATTGGCACTCGCATGGCTATTGGTGCAAAGGGTAAAGACATTGTTAGCTTAGTTTTTAAAGATAATGCTGGCGCTTTAGGCATTGGCTTAGCGATAAGCTTTGTTGTATTACTTGTTTTGTATATTGGTTTTAGTGACAGTTTAAATACTTATATTAGTTTAGAACTTTTGCCGTTATTTATTCTCACAGTGGGAGCAATATCACTGCTTTCATCACTTGCCTGTTATGTGCCGTTACGCCCGTTTATTAAAAATCCCGTTATTCATGCCTTAAAGGGCAATGAATAA
- a CDS encoding ABC transporter ATP-binding protein: MSTAILLLKNIGKIFETEELETHALKSINLTVNKGDYVSISGPSGCGKSTLLSIMGLLDVSSSGEYFIEGVNVTDLSLDQAAEVRNAKIGFIFQSFNLIDELSVFDNVALPLRYHADKPNNATIKKRVIECLEKVGLSHRISHKPNQLSGGQQQRVAIARALVANPAVLLVDEPTGNLDSKSADQVMDVLDQLNKAGTTICMVTHDPRYADMARTKVQLLDGAILDSPGVKLVG, translated from the coding sequence ATGAGCACAGCCATTTTATTATTAAAAAATATCGGTAAAATTTTTGAAACTGAAGAACTTGAAACACATGCTTTGAAATCAATTAACTTAACTGTTAATAAAGGAGATTACGTTTCAATATCTGGTCCTTCTGGCTGTGGTAAATCAACACTTTTATCAATTATGGGCTTACTTGATGTAAGTAGCAGTGGTGAGTATTTCATTGAAGGGGTCAATGTTACTGACCTATCGCTGGATCAAGCTGCAGAAGTTAGAAATGCAAAGATTGGTTTTATATTTCAATCGTTTAATTTAATAGACGAGCTTTCAGTTTTCGACAACGTGGCTTTGCCACTGCGCTACCATGCCGATAAGCCTAATAACGCGACAATCAAAAAACGTGTCATAGAATGTTTAGAAAAAGTAGGCCTGTCACACCGTATTAGTCACAAACCAAACCAACTTTCTGGCGGTCAACAACAACGTGTTGCCATTGCTCGTGCGTTAGTTGCTAACCCTGCAGTGCTATTAGTGGATGAACCAACGGGTAACCTTGACTCTAAAAGTGCTGACCAAGTTATGGATGTACTCGACCAATTAAATAAAGCGGGTACAACCATTTGTATGGTAACGCATGATCCACGCTATGCAGATATGGCGCGTACTAAAGTACAACTTCTTGATGGCGCTATTTTAGACTCGCCGGGTGTAAAACTAGTCGGTTAA
- a CDS encoding efflux RND transporter periplasmic adaptor subunit — protein MDILKQKPKKTLLNNKGLMVTIAVVIVIILVSYAKASLNNVSLARKDLLLATVKQGDIDVTVEGYGKLTSDKLQLITTLTKATVEEILLKPGATVTKESVIVKLANPELQQQVQSAEYSLAESRANLRQLKLNQRRETLTEKSSYLELVSQHKGARLTLTAQNKLVKSGIVKQIDYQESILREDQLKERIEIFNERNEQLKEVHKEAINIQLERIKQVEQRLTIAKDRKNKLVVKAGFDGVLQRLSVNLGQSLSAGQEVALIGSVTELIALIRVPQNQVQLVKIGQNVIVDTRQELIEGKVKRIDPIVDQNTVEVEISFPGKLPKSARPEQNIDAVITAKVLKNIYYIERPANVQAHSITSLYQLNEEMSEAKRVDISLGGKTGRFIEIRTGANLGDQFIISDLSNYKTAKISIL, from the coding sequence GTGGATATTTTAAAACAGAAGCCTAAAAAGACATTGCTCAATAACAAAGGACTAATGGTAACGATCGCCGTTGTTATTGTTATTATATTGGTAAGTTATGCGAAAGCTTCACTTAATAATGTCAGCCTAGCGAGAAAAGACCTACTACTCGCAACAGTCAAACAAGGTGATATAGACGTTACCGTAGAAGGATACGGCAAGTTAACCTCAGATAAGTTGCAATTAATTACTACCCTCACCAAAGCAACGGTTGAAGAAATCTTATTAAAACCTGGCGCGACTGTTACCAAAGAAAGCGTAATCGTAAAATTAGCAAATCCAGAACTACAGCAACAAGTGCAAAGTGCTGAATATTCATTAGCTGAGTCAAGAGCCAATTTACGTCAACTAAAATTAAACCAAAGACGCGAAACACTCACCGAAAAGTCTAGTTATTTAGAACTTGTATCACAGCACAAAGGGGCTCGTTTAACGTTAACCGCACAAAATAAATTGGTAAAAAGCGGTATTGTCAAACAAATAGACTATCAAGAAAGCATATTGCGTGAAGATCAGTTAAAAGAACGAATTGAAATTTTTAACGAACGTAATGAACAGCTTAAAGAAGTCCATAAAGAAGCAATAAATATACAACTAGAACGTATTAAGCAAGTCGAACAAAGACTAACAATCGCTAAAGACCGGAAAAATAAATTAGTAGTAAAGGCCGGTTTTGACGGTGTGCTACAACGTTTATCTGTAAATTTAGGGCAAAGCTTGTCTGCAGGGCAAGAAGTTGCCTTAATTGGTAGTGTTACCGAATTAATTGCGCTAATCCGTGTGCCACAAAACCAAGTGCAATTAGTTAAAATTGGTCAGAACGTTATCGTTGATACTCGACAAGAACTCATTGAGGGGAAAGTTAAGCGTATTGACCCCATTGTTGACCAAAATACCGTCGAGGTTGAAATATCATTCCCTGGGAAACTGCCTAAAAGTGCAAGGCCCGAACAAAACATTGATGCCGTGATAACGGCTAAAGTGCTGAAAAATATTTACTACATAGAGCGACCTGCCAATGTGCAAGCGCATAGTATAACTTCGCTGTACCAGCTTAATGAAGAAATGTCCGAAGCTAAAAGAGTCGACATAAGTCTTGGGGGAAAAACTGGACGATTTATTGAAATAAGGACGGGAGCGAACTTGGGCGACCAATTTATTATTTCAGATTTAAGTAACTATAAAACAGCAAAAATTTCGATTTTATAA
- a CDS encoding cytochrome b/b6 domain-containing protein gives MLKHVLIWDLPLRLFHWLFACTVIASWYTSDQDNNLIDIHMKLGYFALGLLVFRIFWGFFGTKHSQFRSFFPTPSRIINYIDYLKNNQVKDSSGHNPLGSLMVFLMIFLISLQAVSGLFINDDVFSSGPYYDSVSKEVEQVMMFLHHNVFDFMIAAIAMHLLAIAYYERVKKQSLILPMITGKKLTAQVDNKNVIKHSKLWIALLIVIVAVVFVYWLVVLNAPVIEEYYY, from the coding sequence TTGCTGAAACATGTTTTGATATGGGATTTGCCTTTACGACTTTTTCATTGGCTATTTGCCTGTACTGTTATTGCCTCTTGGTACACTTCTGATCAAGACAATAACTTGATTGATATTCATATGAAACTTGGCTATTTCGCTTTAGGTTTACTTGTTTTCAGAATTTTTTGGGGATTCTTCGGTACTAAACACTCGCAGTTTAGATCTTTTTTTCCAACACCTAGCCGCATCATTAACTACATTGATTATCTAAAAAACAATCAAGTTAAAGATAGTAGTGGTCATAATCCATTAGGCAGTTTGATGGTTTTTTTGATGATTTTTCTCATCAGTTTACAGGCAGTAAGTGGCTTGTTTATCAATGACGATGTATTTTCTTCTGGACCTTACTACGATAGTGTTAGCAAAGAAGTCGAACAAGTTATGATGTTTTTACATCACAATGTTTTTGACTTTATGATTGCAGCCATTGCTATGCACCTATTGGCAATCGCCTATTATGAACGAGTAAAAAAACAGTCGTTAATACTGCCAATGATCACAGGAAAAAAGCTTACCGCTCAAGTAGATAATAAAAATGTAATCAAACACTCTAAGTTATGGATTGCGCTGTTAATTGTAATAGTGGCTGTGGTTTTTGTTTATTGGCTGGTTGTGCTTAATGCACCGGTTATAGAAGAATATTACTACTAA
- a CDS encoding c-type cytochrome has translation MKLFTKVVAASIFTVLATGAIANSASSLKHAEKATDLRQSIFSLLGSNMGPLGGMAKGKIEFDAEKVSTHALRINQLSLMIADYTRTNTSAHKVKTEALDKIWEQPDAFSKRIDDLTQASANLQKAALSGDVSLIKKAIGGVGKTCGGCHDDFKAE, from the coding sequence ATGAAATTATTTACAAAAGTAGTAGCCGCGAGTATTTTTACTGTATTAGCTACAGGTGCAATCGCTAACTCAGCAAGCTCTTTAAAACATGCAGAAAAAGCGACTGACTTACGCCAATCAATATTTAGTTTATTGGGCAGCAACATGGGTCCTTTAGGCGGCATGGCTAAAGGAAAAATTGAATTTGACGCGGAAAAAGTATCAACGCATGCTTTACGTATTAATCAATTATCACTGATGATTGCAGACTACACCCGCACGAACACTTCGGCACATAAAGTGAAGACTGAAGCACTCGACAAAATTTGGGAACAACCAGATGCATTTTCAAAACGTATTGATGACTTAACACAAGCATCGGCTAATTTGCAAAAAGCAGCTTTAAGTGGAGATGTAAGTCTTATTAAAAAAGCGATTGGTGGTGTAGGTAAAACCTGTGGCGGCTGCCATGATGACTTTAAAGCAGAATAG
- a CDS encoding sensor histidine kinase, translated as MALLKTNSLESYIQQKLGILCTVILLLSGYISWLLTIKWQWIVIIELVLFTICFGFTLSIKQRVMRSFTRASLHLDAITQEDYNQFGKSTFPKGKVSEFHQQLKKLSEKLQTQKSHYDQQAFLVYQLISQLDTPVLIFNQKQQLTLGNEAFYYLFKQPWQMFRHATADLLGLHYNDGHWKFIDQAKKNRWQIRHSEFIDDGENHQLLLFIDIEPALRESQLNAWQQIIRVLGHEIRNSLTPVSSMAETLADKASNERDKMVLGVITERCLHLQSFVNRYSSLSQKLQINCQWLSVEHVIKSVSGLFSDINITLNARVNEFWADGEFIEQIFINLFKNAKEAGATEIAVSLTLEDQYYIIDITDDGHGFSNMNNLFVPLYSTKPQGQGIGLSFCRNIIEQHHGVMELHNNNESVQQQKGVTVMMILPKPSIDKG; from the coding sequence ATGGCCTTGCTAAAAACTAATTCTCTAGAAAGCTATATACAACAAAAACTTGGCATACTCTGTACTGTCATTTTGTTGTTAAGTGGTTATATTTCATGGCTTTTAACGATAAAGTGGCAGTGGATTGTTATTATTGAATTAGTGCTTTTTACGATTTGTTTTGGCTTTACTTTGTCAATAAAGCAGCGCGTGATGCGATCTTTTACCCGTGCTTCTTTACATTTAGATGCCATTACTCAGGAAGATTATAACCAATTTGGAAAATCAACTTTCCCAAAGGGTAAGGTTAGCGAATTTCATCAGCAATTGAAAAAACTGAGTGAAAAGTTACAAACACAAAAGTCTCATTATGATCAGCAGGCTTTTCTGGTTTATCAATTGATCTCACAGTTAGATACACCAGTTTTAATATTTAATCAAAAACAACAACTTACACTTGGTAACGAAGCTTTTTATTATCTGTTTAAGCAACCATGGCAAATGTTTCGTCACGCCACTGCCGATTTATTGGGCTTACATTACAATGACGGACACTGGAAGTTCATAGACCAAGCGAAAAAAAATCGCTGGCAAATACGTCACAGTGAATTTATAGATGATGGTGAAAATCATCAACTGCTGCTTTTTATTGATATTGAACCCGCATTACGAGAAAGCCAATTAAATGCCTGGCAGCAAATCATTCGCGTACTCGGTCATGAGATCCGTAATTCATTAACACCGGTATCTTCAATGGCAGAGACGCTAGCAGATAAAGCAAGCAATGAACGAGACAAAATGGTGCTTGGTGTTATTACCGAGCGTTGTTTGCATTTACAATCTTTTGTGAACCGTTACTCGTCGTTATCACAAAAGCTACAAATAAATTGCCAGTGGTTGTCTGTAGAGCACGTTATTAAGTCTGTTTCGGGTTTGTTCTCCGATATAAACATTACCCTCAACGCGCGTGTTAATGAATTTTGGGCAGATGGCGAATTTATAGAACAAATTTTTATTAACTTATTTAAAAATGCTAAAGAGGCAGGCGCCACTGAAATAGCGGTTAGCCTTACTTTAGAAGATCAATATTACATTATTGATATTACCGACGATGGCCATGGTTTCTCTAACATGAACAACTTATTTGTTCCGCTCTATTCAACTAAACCACAAGGGCAAGGAATAGGGTTAAGTTTTTGTCGTAATATCATTGAACAGCATCATGGGGTAATGGAACTGCATAATAATAACGAGAGTGTTCAACAGCAAAAAGGAGTTACCGTAATGATGATTCTCCCTAAACCCAGTATTGATAAGGGCTAG
- a CDS encoding sigma-54-dependent transcriptional regulator, producing the protein MPCILVIDDRPDIRLSLAVLLEDHHYTVIEADNPQIAQVKLKNHAISLILLDMNYQLDTTSGEEGLAFLTWLQNSSFGHTPTIAMTAWSNTDLVVKAMNLGANDFIEKPWRNKHLLHTVAQQLNLLNLSSQNKKLKQQLINENCDDYVWQSPVMMQLLKKVKAVAHTDVSILLTGDNGTGKSELARFIHQGSPRNNEAFISVNMGAISESLFESEMFGHKKGAFTDAKQNRIGRFELAENGTLFLDEIANIPLSQQAKLLRVLENGEYETLGSSLTQKTNTRIISATNGDFTQLLSTELFREDLYYRLNTIEFRVPSLKERTEDILLLAQFFVDKFTKKYQRPARSISHGAQQAMLDYHWPGNVREMSHLVERAVLLAEHEQLLAEDLHIRNVSPAGAVENLANNAFQNNEPSNQLPLMTLAEAEVAMVKLALKQSAGNIPQAALLLGLTKASMYRRVEKYGLAKN; encoded by the coding sequence ATGCCCTGTATTTTAGTTATTGATGACCGTCCGGATATCCGTCTAAGTTTAGCGGTATTGTTAGAAGATCATCACTACACCGTTATTGAAGCCGACAACCCTCAAATTGCACAAGTGAAATTAAAAAACCATGCTATATCTTTGATATTGCTTGATATGAACTATCAATTAGACACAACGTCTGGTGAAGAAGGTTTAGCTTTTCTTACCTGGTTACAAAACTCTTCATTTGGACATACACCTACAATAGCAATGACCGCTTGGTCGAACACCGACCTAGTCGTAAAAGCAATGAACTTAGGTGCTAACGACTTTATTGAAAAGCCTTGGCGTAATAAACACTTATTGCATACTGTGGCGCAGCAGCTCAATCTTTTAAACCTTTCAAGTCAAAATAAAAAATTAAAACAACAACTTATCAATGAAAATTGTGACGATTATGTCTGGCAATCACCCGTTATGATGCAATTGTTGAAAAAAGTAAAAGCGGTGGCACATACCGATGTCAGTATTTTATTAACCGGTGATAATGGCACAGGTAAAAGCGAACTTGCTCGTTTTATTCATCAAGGATCACCGCGTAATAACGAAGCTTTTATTTCCGTAAATATGGGTGCTATCAGCGAGTCACTGTTTGAAAGCGAGATGTTTGGCCATAAAAAAGGCGCTTTTACTGATGCCAAACAAAACCGTATTGGGCGTTTTGAACTCGCAGAAAATGGCACTTTATTTTTGGATGAAATCGCCAATATTCCACTTTCCCAACAAGCTAAACTACTACGTGTATTAGAAAATGGAGAATACGAAACCCTTGGGTCAAGCCTGACACAAAAAACAAATACTCGCATAATATCAGCTACTAATGGTGACTTTACTCAGTTACTAAGTACTGAGTTATTTAGAGAAGATTTATATTACCGTCTTAATACGATTGAATTTAGAGTACCGTCGTTAAAAGAACGCACGGAAGATATTTTATTGTTAGCGCAATTCTTTGTTGATAAATTCACTAAAAAATATCAACGGCCTGCTCGCTCTATATCGCATGGTGCACAGCAAGCTATGCTTGATTACCATTGGCCAGGAAATGTGAGGGAAATGAGCCACTTAGTTGAACGAGCAGTCTTGTTAGCTGAACATGAACAGTTATTGGCAGAAGATTTGCACATTAGAAATGTCAGTCCTGCGGGGGCAGTCGAAAACTTAGCCAACAATGCGTTTCAAAATAATGAGCCGAGTAATCAATTACCATTAATGACATTGGCTGAAGCGGAAGTTGCTATGGTTAAATTAGCGCTCAAACAAAGCGCAGGAAATATACCTCAAGCGGCGTTATTACTGGGTTTAACAAAAGCGTCGATGTATCGACGTGTGGAGAAATATGGCCTTGCTAAAAACTAA